The sequence AGCAGGCGGTCCACCCGGGTCATCCGGGCGAGCTGCCGCTTGAGCACGGCGAGCTGCTTGCGCACGTCCACCAGCGTCGCGGTCGGCCGGTTGGCGAAGTTCTCCGGGCAGACGAGCACCACGTCGTGGGAGACGCGCTCGGGGTCGTGCCCGAGGTCGGCCAGGAGCGTGCGCAGCGCCAGGACGTAGACTGCGGCCTGCCTGGCCGCGGCGGCGACCTTCTCGGGCTCGGCCTGGCCGTCGATCACGCCGAACGACTTGATCTCCACGATGCGGAAGCGCCCCCCGAGCTGGAAGGCCACCACGTCGGGCTCCAGGTAGGAGGTGTGCCCGGCGATCTCCAGGCTGAACAGCGGGTGGTCGTAGAAGACCGCCGCGTCGTCGTTCTCGCGCGCCGCCCGGTCGATCAGCGTCCGGGTGTGGGAGTGGCGCAGGTGGGAGCCGACGCTCTCCACGTCCTGGTAGCCGACCTGGGCCACGGGCAGGCCGAGCAGCTCGCGCAGGAGCCGCAGCAGCTCGGCGCAGCCGTTCTCCTTCACCAGCGCCTCGAACACGTTGCCGCGCGTGATCGCGAACTGCGACTGGCCGAAGGGGGCCGGGAAGCCGAGGTGCCGGGCCGTACGGTCCTTGTCCACCCCAGCGGCGTCCATCAGCGCCCGGCGGGCGCAGCCGGGGTTGGCGGCCAGCGCCGCGATGGCGCGGGCGTCGTGCGCGCGGGACGGTACCGGTCCGCGCAGCTCGTCCAGCCGGTTCACCGGCCACCCCCGGTGCGGCCGTCGCGTGCCGGGCCCCGCCGGTCCGCCGGCCGTCCCCGGCGGCGCGTGCCGCCCTCGGCCCGTACGGCGGGCGTCTCCGGTGGGCGGGCCACCCACGCCGTGCTCTGCCTGTCCATCAACAGGCCCCTCTCAAGGTGCTCATCGCGGCGACGCCGAACAGGCGCTCCACGTCCGGTAGTTGCCTGCTCGCCCGCGCCGCCACCTCGGCCCGCTGTGCGGTGTCGGCGGCCCGGTGCACCTCCAGCTCGGCCCGGGCCGCGCGGATCGCGGTCGCCGGGTCGGCCTGGACGAAGCCCTCGACCGCGCCGGGGATGTTCTGCGCCATCCGCGACAGCAGCCGCAGCGCGCCCGCCGGCGGCTCGGCCAGCCGGGCGAGGTGTTCGGCGATGCGCGTGGTCGAGGTGAGGAAGTCGACGCGCGGGCTCAGCGGCCCCAGCACCCGCAGCTCGGGCGCCCAGGTGCTGTCGGCGAGCAGCCCGCGGGCGGGGGAGAGCCGGTCGGTCAGCGCGGCGCACAGGTAGTAGGGGCGGGCGTAGGGATCGCTGCGGAAGGAGCGCTCCTCATCCCTGCGCAGGCTGGTCAGCTGGGAGCCGCGCAGCGCGCCGGAGAAGAACGCGTTGTTCACCGCCACGATCAGCTTGGCCGCGGTGGGCACGCCCAGCAGCGCCAGTGCCTGGTGCGCCTGCTCCCTGATCGGCAGCAGCGAGGTCTCGGGCTCGCAGGGCGGTGGCGGCGGGGGCTCCTCGGCGGTGATCGCCGCGTCCCATGCCTGTTCGGCCCGGCGGAGGTCTCCGCGCAGCGACCGGGCGAGCGAGTTCTCCTTCGCCTTCACCGCCCGTCGCACTTCGGCGCGGAGCTCGGCTATCCGCCGTTCCAGCGCGTCCAGTGATTCACTCACGGCCCGGAGCGTAACAGGAGTTCCACCAGTCTCCCTTGAATTCCAGCGAATTCCAGCATTAAAGTGCAGACCATGACAAGGTAATACTGGGCCGAAAGGGGCATTTCATGCGGAACCTATCGGAAGGTCGCGCCGTCCACCTGCTGGACGTGGAGAACCTCGTAGGAAACGCGCGCCCCGCCACCAGAGACGTCCGGACCATGATGGCCCGCTACCACGAACGCGTCCCCACCGGAGGCATGGACCAGTATGTCGCCGCGGTCAACCACGGCGCCCTGGTCCCCGTCGGCCTGGCCCTGGCGGGGATCCAGCTCCTGGTCCGCTCCGGCCCCGACGGGGCCGACGGGGCGCTGGGCGAGGTGATCCGCCTGGACCACCTCGCCGACCGGTTCGAGCGCGTGGTCATCGGCTCCGGCGACGGCATCTTCGCCGACTTCGCCGGCTGGCTGTCCGGGCGGGGCGTCCTGGTCGTGGTGGTCTCCCGCCCGGAATCACTCAACCGCCGGCTCCGCCGTACGGCGGCCCAGGTCATCTCGCTGGACCTGGCGGCCTGACCGTCCGCGCCGCCCGGCCCGCGGGGGAGCGAGGCGTGGAGGCGCTCCGGGCGGCGGAGGATTATGATCTTTCCCCATGCGGACGCCGAACCCCCTCACATCCGTTGATCCCCGGCAGATCAGCCGATACCGGCTGATCGGTCGGCTGGGTGCCGGGGGGCAGGGCGTGGTCTACCTCGCCGAGGACCCCGCGGGCACGGCCGTGGCGATCAAGGTCCTGCACGCGATCGCCACGGCGGACCCCGAGCTCCACGCGCGCTTCGCCGCCGAGCTCGCGGCGGTCCAGCGGGTCGGCCCGCTCTGCGCGGCCCGGATCCTGGACGCCGACCTGGACGCACCCAGGCCGTACATCGTCAGCGAATACGTCGACGGTCCCAGCCTGCGCGCGGCGGTCGCCGAGCGGGGGCCGCTCGACGCCGACGCCGTACACCGGCTGGCGACGAACACCGCCACCGCCCTGGCCGCGATCCACGGCGCGGGGATCGTGCACCGCGATCTCAAGCCGGACAACGTGCTCCTCGGTCCCGACGGCCCGCGCCTCATCGACTTCGGCGTCGCCCGTACGGTGGGCATGACGATGACCGGGTCCGGCCAGATGCTGGGCACGCCGATGTACATGGCGCCGGAGATCTTCAAGGGCGAGCGGGCGGGCCCCGCGGCGGACGTCTTCGCCTGGGGCGCGGTCCTCGTCTACGCCGCGACCGGGCGGGCCGCGTTCGAGGCGGCCGAACCCGCCGCGGCCATGCATCGCGTCCTGGCCCTCGAACCCGATCTCAGCGGGCTCCCCAGCCGGCTCGGCCCGCTCGTGGCACGCGCCCTGGCGAAGGACCCCTCCCATCGTCCCGCGGCGATCGAGCTGCTCCACTCCCTGATCGGGGCGACCGGCCCGCTCCCCGCAGCCCCCCTCTCGCCCGGCGATCCCTCCGTCGGCCCGCCCGGTCCGGCGAGCCCGCTCGGTCCGTCCGGCGGCCCGGCCGGTGCCTCCGGGGCCACGGTGCCGCCGTCGAGCCGGGGCGGGGGCGCGCGGCGGCGCCGGGCCGTCTCCGTCGTGGCAGCGCTCGCGCTGGCGGCGGGCGGGCTCGCGCTGGGCCTTTCGCGGTGGGCGGGATCCGATCCCGGGGCGGGGCAGGCGCGCCCTCCCCTGAGCATGGCGGTCACCGCGGTCTCCTCCGCCTCTCCCCGGCAGGCATCCCCCGAGGCGGTCTCCTCCCCGCCCGTGCCGAAAAAGCACAGGCCCCCCGCCCCCGCCACGGAGCCGGCCTCCCGGACGACCGGGCACCCGCCGTCTCCGACGCCGACCGTGAAGGTCTCCCGGCAGGCCCGGCCGGACCGGACCCCCACAGTCGATCCGGAGCCGGAGGCCGAACCCGGGCACGATGAGACCCCGGAGCCGTTCCCGCGTGAGGCCGACGTGGTCCTGAGCAACCCCCTCGGACCGGACAGCAGGTGCAGCGACCCCCAGGACGGCCCCTCCGGCCTGCAGTTCCGCTCGTGCATCAGGGTCACCGCGGGACAGGTGCTGTTCAGCGTCAGACTGACCAACCCCGCCCCGAAGCCGTACGGCGCGGCCGTCCGGGTCTCCTGGTGGAGTGACGGGCGCACCCACGGATGCCTGCCCGACCCCGGCCCCTGGCGTGTCAAGGTGCCCGCCCGCGGGGTGACGGTCACCCCCGAGGGCCGGTGCGCGGCCGAGCGGACCGCCCGGCCGCTGGCCTACCAGACCGAGGTCACCGTCGGGTCGTCCGGCATGGACGACTGGTCGCAGCGCAAGTTGTCGCCGGTCGCCCATGTGTACCCCGACCACACGAAATTCACCTGCCTGGGCAAGCAGGCCTGCTGAACGGGCGCCGGGCGAAGGCGGTTCCCGGCCCGCTCCCAGACAATCCTCACGCTCCCCGTCCACCTTCGGCCACACGGCGCAGCACCGAAGGGAGAGGGCATGGAAGAGCACGACGAGGGGCGGCGGGTCAGCCGCCGGACGGCCCTGGCAGGGATCGGCACGATCGGGCTGGGAGCGATCCTCACGGCCTGCCCGCGGCGGTCTCCGGGAGGATCCAGGCGGGCAGGCCGGCCACGCTGACCATGCCGTCCGCGTCCACCGCCGCACTCACCTCGGCACCGGCGATCCGGAGCCCGCGCGCGGAGAGCGCGCCCAGGGGAGCGCCCGCGAGCGGGCGGAGCAGCACCCGGCCGGCGGGCACGTCGGGGTAGAGGCCCAGCGCGGCGTGCACGATCGTCACCGCGGCCGCGGCCGACCACGCCTGCGGGCGGCAGGCCGCGGGGTAGGACACGGGATGCCCGAGGGTCTCGCGGTCGTCGCCGCCGAACAGCTCCGGCAGCCGGTAGCCGAACGTCTCGCCCGCGGTGAGCAGCCCCCCGGCGAGTTCCGCCGCCTGCGCGCCGAACCCGGCCCGCGCCAGGCCGGCGACCACGATCGCGGTGTCGTGGGCCCAGATCGACCCGCAGTGGTAGGACAGCGGGCTGAACCCGCCCTCCTCCGCCGACATCGTACGCAGTCCGAAGCCGCCGGCCATCGCCGGTGAGACCAGCAGGGCGGCGACCTCGGCCTCCTCGGCGCCGGTGAGCAGGCCGGTGCCCAGCAGGTGCCCGATGTTGCTGGTCAGCGCGTCCACCGGGCGCTTGTCGCGGTCCAGGGCCAGCGCGGGGAACCTGCCCCGCGGGCCGTCCACCCAGAAGCGGGCGCGGAAGCGCTCGGCCAGCGCCGCGGAGTGCTCGCGCCAGCGCCCGGCGCCGGGACGGCCGAACGCCTCCAGCAGGTCCGCGGCCTGCCGGGCCGCCTGGTAGGCGTAGCCCTGCACCTCGACCAGGGCGATCGGCGGCTCGGCCTGGCGGCCGTCGTGGAAGCGCACCGCGTCGCCGGAGTCCTTCCAGCCCTGGTTGGCCAGTCCCCGGCCGCTGGTGTCGACGTACTCCACGAAGCCGTCGCCGTCGGGATCGGCGTGCTCGGCGAGCCAGCCGAGGGCGGCCTCCAGATGGGGCAGGAGCGCGGCCACCTCCGCCTCGGGCGCGCCCCAGCGCCAGGCGTCGTGCAGCAGGCTGATCCAGAGCGGGGTGGCGTCGACCGTGCCGTAGTAGGCGGCCGGCAGGCGCAGGTTGTCGCCCTCCAGGGCGAACTCGTGCCGCCGCAGCTCATGCATGATCTTCCCGGGTGCCTCGCCGGAGCCGGGGTCGAGCCGGGTGCCCTGCCGCCGGGCCAGCACCCGCAGGGTGCCCATGGCCAGCTCGGTGCCGAGCGGCAGCAGCATCCGGGCGGCCCAGATGCTGTCGCGCCCGAAGAGCGTGAGGAACCAGGGCACGCCGGCGCCGAGGAAGGCGTCGGCGGGGGCGCCCGTCTCGGCCAGCCGCAGCGACCGCAGGTCGTCCAGGGACTGCTCGAAGAGCCGGGTCAGCCGGCGGTCGGTGGCGGTGATCCGGGGCCCGCCCCGTTCGGTGACCCACTCGGCGGGGCGGGCGGGGGCGATCACCACGGCCTCCGGGTCGCGCACCGCGACGTCCCAGCGGAGCGTGGTCCGGCCGCGGGGTGCCAGCGTGACGGGCCAGCACAGCCGCCCCGCCCGTCCGGCCTCCGCCGGCTCGGCGTGCGCGTCCACGCCGGCCACCGTGACCCGGATGCCGCCCGAACCCCACGTCAGCTCGCCGGGCCCGCCGCCCGCGACGGCGGCCGGTGTGGTCTCACCCCCCGACTTCACCACCTCTATCGGGGCGAAGTCGCAGCTCAGGGCTAGGGTGATGGTAGCGGTGACAGGCCTGGAGGCGGTGGAGACGATCTCGATGCGCTCGCTCATTCCGCCCGGCACGACCTGCCGGACGCGGTGGATCCGGACGGTGGGGTCGGGGGAGGGGTCCCCCAGCCATCGCGCCAGCGCGACGAACCGGGCGCCGCCCGCCCCGTGCGGCGCGTAGCCGACGGCCTCGGGCTCCCGGCCGTCGATCTCCAGCCTGACCTGTGACAGCGCACGGGAGTCGGCGTGGAACAGGCCCTGGACGCCGGCCGGCCGGATCTGCCCGTCGCCGCCGCTCAGCGCGGTCGTCGGCGCCATGACGGCGCTGACGAGATCGTGCAGCAGCGGCTGGAGACGGTGGGCGGGGGCGGGGGCGGGGGGTTCGATCACCGTGACGGCCGGCGATGGGGATGTGGCTCCGTCGAGCACGGATGGCTCCCTGGGTCATGTCGAGCCGGTGAAGTCTTGACAGACCGTATCCCTCAGGTGCAGGTCACGACACACCCTCTTTACTTGAACGGTCTAATCATTAAATTTTCTTTACTTCGACGATCCAATCAAGTCATCTGCCGCTCCGCAGGTTCAGGTCCGGCATGATCATCGAACTTCCCCCTCCTTCGCCCGCACGCACACGAAGATCGGGAAATCACGATGAGACATCCGGGTGCCCGTACCGCCGCACTCGCCGCCGTCGCTGCGGCTGCCCTGCTGACCTCGGCGGCCTGCGGCAGCGGCTTCGACGGCCCCGCGGGCGGGAACACCGAGCAGAGCGGCGGCCCGGCGGCCCTGCGGATCCTCATCGGCTCCTCCGGCGACGCCGAGACCGCCGCGGTACGCTCGGCGGCCGGCGCCTGGGCCAAGGCGACGGGCAACACCGCGACGGTCACTCCCGCCCAGGACCTCTCCCAGCAGCTCGGCCAGGCCTTCGCCGGGAGCGACCCCCCGGACGTGTTCTACGTGGACGCCTCGCGCTTCGCCGACTACGCGAGCGTCGGGGCGCTGGAGCCGTACGGTGACAGGATCTCCGACTCCGGGGACTTCTACCCGAGCCTGCGCACCACCTTCAGCCACGACGGCGTCTTCTACTGCGCGCCGAAGGACTTCGCCACCCTGGCGCTGATCGTCAACGACGACCTGTGGAAGAAGGCCGGGCTGACCGGCGCGGACGTGCCCACCACCTGGGAGCAGCTCACCTCGGCGGCGGAGAGGATCAAGGCCGCGGGGGTCACCCCGCTGGTCGTCGGCGACACCCATGAGCGGATCGGGGCCTTCATGGTGCAGGCCGGGGGCTGGATCACCAGCGACGACGGCAGGCGGGCCACCGCCGACAGCGCCGCGAACGTCACCGCCCTGCAGTACGTGCGGGGCCTGCTCAAGGGCGGGCTCGCCCGGTTCCCCAAGCAGCTCGACGCCGGATGGGGCGGTGAGGCCTTCGGCAGGGGCAGGGCCGCGATGACCGTCGAGGGCAACTGGATCAGGGGGGCGATGAGAGCGGACCACCCCGGCGTCGCCTACACCGTCCACGAGCTGCCGGCCGGGCCGGCGGGCAAAGGCACGCTGTCCTTCACCACCTGCTGGGGCATAGCCGCCAAGAGCAGGCACAAGAAGCAGGCGATCAGCTTCGTCGAGGAGATGACCAGGGCCGGCCGGCAGATGGAGTTCGCCAGGGCGTTCGGCGTGATGCCCTCCCGCCGGTCCGCCAGGGCCGCCTTCACCGGGGAGTTCCCGGACGACACCCCGTTCGTGAACGGCGCCGACCACGCCCACGGCCCGGTGAACACCCCGAAGATGGCCAATGTGCTGGCCGACTTCGACGACGGCCTCCAGCAGCTCGCCTCCACCGACCCGAAGACGCTCCTGGCCCGCCTGCAGAAGAACACCCGGGCCGCGCTCGGCGACTGAAGCTGACCGGCGCGCGGTCCCGTCCGGTGCCGGGCCGGGGCGCGCGCCGGCGGAAAGGAGGCCGGCGTGGCCGGAACCACGGTCGGGACAGGCCGGCGCGCGCGCCGCCGTACCGGCGTGAACAGGGAGAACGTCGCCGGCTGGCTCTTCGTGGCGCCGGTGGTGGCGATCCTCGGCCTGTTCCTGCTGCTGCCGATCCTGATGGCCCTCTGGGTGAGCCTGACGGACTGGAACGGGCAGGGCAGCCCGTTCCGCGCCGGGGTGCCGTTCGTCGGGCTGGACAACTACACGGGGCTGTTCGCCAGGGACGACCTGAGCCGCCAGAACTTCATGATCAGCATCCGCAACACCTTCTACTACGTGATGATCGTCGTGCCCGCGCAGACGGTGCTGGCGCTCGGCCTGGCCCTGGTGGTGCACCGCCGGACGCTCAGGGGCAAGGCGTTCTTCCGCACCGCCTTCTACTTCCCGTCGGTGACCAGCTCGGTGGCGATCAGCGTCCTGTTCCTGTTCGTCTTCAGCGACTCCGGCGCGGTCACCCAGCTTCTGGCGATCATCGGCGTCGAGGGTCCGCAGTGGTTCTCCGACTCGCGTGGCCTGCTGCACCTGCTCCTGAGCGCCCTCGGCCTGGCCGACGTGGACGCGCCACCCCCGGTGCTGACCGGCGGCGGCCCGTTCGGGCTGTCGTGGTGGGAGTGGTTGTCGGGCCCCAGCGTGGCCATGTGCACGATCATCATGCTGGCCGTCTGGACCACCTCCGGCACGTTCATGCTGATGTTCCTCGCCGCCCTGCAGGACATTCCGGTGGCGCTGGAGGAGGCGAGCATGCTGGACGGCGCCGGCCGCCGGCAGCGCCTGCGGCACGTGACGCTGCCGGTGCTCAGGCCGACGCTGTTCCTCGTGCTCACCCTCGGGCTGATCGCCACCTGGCAGGTTTTCGACCAGGTGTACGTGATGAGCCAGGGCGGCCCGGCGAAGACCACGCTGACCCCGGCCTACCTGTCCTACCGGACCGCCTTCCGCGACTTCGACTACGGCTCGGGAGCGGCGATTTCGTTCGTCCTGTTCCTGCTCATCGTGCTGCCGGCGGTGCTCCGGCGGTGGGTGACGCGCGGCCGCGACGCGGTCCGCGACCGCCGCCGGCCGCGCCCGGGAAGATCATGACGCCCCCGGCCGCGGACCGGAGCGCCCCCGCCCGTACGGCGGGCCGCCCCCGAGGCGCCGGAGCGGACGCCCGCGCGCTGGCCTCCGCCTTCGCCGGGTACGCCGTACTGGTCTTCTCCGCGCTGGTCTTCCTCTACCCGTTCGTCATCCAGGTCGCCAACGCCTTCAAGACCGAGCCCGACGCCGCGGCCAACCCGCTCTCCCCGATACCGGACCCGGTGTCGACGGCCGGGTTCGAACGGGTGTTCCTCGACACCGGCATGCCGCTCTGGCTGGGCAACTCGGTGCTGGTGACCCTCGTCGTCACCGCCGGCCGGGTCTTCCTGGACTCCCTGGCCGGCTACGCCCTGGCCCGGCTGCGCTTCCGCGGGCGGCGGGCGCTGTTCTCGGCGATCGTCGCGGTGATGGCGGTCCCGGGAGTGGTGCTCTTCATCCCGAAGTTCCTCGTCCTCAACCAGCTCGGCATCTACGACAGCTACACGGCGCTGATCGTGCCGGTGATCGCGGACGCGGCCGGGGTCTTCATCATGAAGCAGTTCTTCGAGTCGATCCCGGTCAGCGTGGAGGAGGCCGCCCGGATCGACGGGGCCGGGGTGTTCCGCACCTTCTGGTCGGTGGTGCTGCCGATGGCGCGGCCCGCCCTGATCACGCTGACGATCATCTCCTTCCAGGGCACCTGGAACGAGTTCCCGCACACCCTGGTGGCGGTGCAGGACCCGAGCCTGTTCACCCTGCCGCGTGGGCTGGCCGACCTGGTCAGCGGATCCCTCGGGGCGGGCACCCGGTATCCGCTCAAACTCGGCGCGGCGGTGCTCGCCACCATCCCGGTGGCGGTCGTCTTCGTGGTCTTCCAGCGCTACTTCGTCCGCAGGGCCAACGAGGGCGCGGAGAAGGGGTAGCGCCGGCGACCCCGTGCCAGGCGACCCCGTGCCGGCGGCCGTGGAACCGCCGGTCGCCGGCCCGGAAGCCTCAGGCCCCGATCTCCGTGCGGTCGCCGGACCACAGGGTGTGGAAGGAGCCCTCCCGGTCCGTCCGCTGGTAGGTGTGCGCGCCGAAGAAGTCCCGCTGGCCCTGGATCAGGGCCGCGGGCAGGCGCTCGGCCCGCAGGGAGTCGTAGTAGGCCAGCGCGGTCGAGAAACCGGGCGCCGGGATGCCCAGCTCCGCCGCCTTCGCCACCACCCGCCGCCACGAATCCTGCGCCAGGCCCAGGGCCTCGGCGAACAGGGGGGCGGTCAGCAGGGTCACGGGCGGGGTCTCCCCCTCGTAGGCCTCACGGATGCGGTCGAGGAAGACGGCCCGGATGATGCAGCCGCCGCGCCAGATCGTGGCCAGCGAGCCCGGGTCCACGTCCCAGCCGTACTCCGCGCTCCCGGCCCTGATCTGGTCGAACCCCTGCGCGTAAGCGATGATCTTCGATGCGTACAGCGCCCGCCGCACGTCCTCCGCGAACCCCTCGCCGACCGGCCCGGCCGGCACGCCCGAGGGGCCGGGCAGGCCGCGCGCGGCCTCCCGCAGATCCGCGTGACCGGAGACCGAGCGGGCGAACACCGCCTCGGCGATGCCGCTCACCGGGACGCCCAGATCCAGCGCGATCTGCACCGTCCACCGGCCGGTGCCCTTCTGCTCGGCCCGGTCGGCGATGACGTCCACGAGCGGTCTGCCGGTGGTGGCGTCGACCTGCCGGAGCACCTCGGCGGTGATCTCGATGAGGTAGGAGGACAGCTCGCCCTTGTTCCACTCCTCGAAGACGTCGGCGAGCTCCGCCGGGCTCAGGCCGAGCCCCTGCCTGAGCAGGTCGTAGGCCTCGGCGATGAGCTGCATGTCGGCGTACTCGATGCCGTTGTGCACCATCTTGACGAAGTGCCCGGCGCCGTCGGGGCCGATGTGGGTACAGCAGGGCACGCCGTCCACCTTCGCGGCGATGTCCTCCAGCAGCGGGCCCAGCGCCTCGTAGGACTCCCGGGAGCCGCCCGGCATGATGCTCGGTCCGAGCAGCGCCCCCTCCTCGCCGCCGGACACCCCCGCCCCGACGAAGTGGATGCCCCGCTCGCGCAGCGCCGCCTCCCGCCTGCGGGTGTCGAGGAAGTGCGCGTTCCCGCCGTCCACGAGCATGTCGCCCGGCTCCAGCAGGGGGGCGAACTCCTCGATCACCGCGTCGGTCGGGGCGCCCGCTTTCACCATGATGAGGATGCGCCGGGGGCGCTCCAGCGCCGCGACCAGCTCCTCCGGAGTCTCACAGGCGACGAACGTGCCCTCGTCCCCGTGCTGCTCCATCAGTGCCTTGGTCCGGGACTGCGACCTGTTGTGTACGGCTACTGCGTGTCCGTGTCTTGCCAGGTTGCGGGCGAGGTTCGCGCCCATGACCGCCAAGCCGGTAACACCGATCTGTGCCTGAGCCATTCTCTGATACCCCCTTCGGTTCCAAGAATGTCAGGTCCCATTCCTGGAGGGTCGCCGGCGGGGCGGCCGAGGACGTCACGCCAGATCAGGCACCGGGCGAGGCCGGCCCGGGGTGGCTCAGGATGGTTCGGGGTGGTTCGGGCCGGCTCAGGGACGGAAGACGGTGCCCGGTTTCTCCGAGCCGAGCACTCCTCCCAGGCAGCGGTAGGTCCGCACGCCCAGCTCGAACTGCTCCTTCGACGGCGGCAGGACCGTGCTGTGCCACCTGCCCGAGCCGATCGCGCGGGCG comes from Streptosporangium roseum DSM 43021 and encodes:
- a CDS encoding NYN domain-containing protein, producing the protein MRNLSEGRAVHLLDVENLVGNARPATRDVRTMMARYHERVPTGGMDQYVAAVNHGALVPVGLALAGIQLLVRSGPDGADGALGEVIRLDHLADRFERVVIGSGDGIFADFAGWLSGRGVLVVVVSRPESLNRRLRRTAAQVISLDLAA
- a CDS encoding serine/threonine protein kinase encodes the protein MRTPNPLTSVDPRQISRYRLIGRLGAGGQGVVYLAEDPAGTAVAIKVLHAIATADPELHARFAAELAAVQRVGPLCAARILDADLDAPRPYIVSEYVDGPSLRAAVAERGPLDADAVHRLATNTATALAAIHGAGIVHRDLKPDNVLLGPDGPRLIDFGVARTVGMTMTGSGQMLGTPMYMAPEIFKGERAGPAADVFAWGAVLVYAATGRAAFEAAEPAAAMHRVLALEPDLSGLPSRLGPLVARALAKDPSHRPAAIELLHSLIGATGPLPAAPLSPGDPSVGPPGPASPLGPSGGPAGASGATVPPSSRGGGARRRRAVSVVAALALAAGGLALGLSRWAGSDPGAGQARPPLSMAVTAVSSASPRQASPEAVSSPPVPKKHRPPAPATEPASRTTGHPPSPTPTVKVSRQARPDRTPTVDPEPEAEPGHDETPEPFPREADVVLSNPLGPDSRCSDPQDGPSGLQFRSCIRVTAGQVLFSVRLTNPAPKPYGAAVRVSWWSDGRTHGCLPDPGPWRVKVPARGVTVTPEGRCAAERTARPLAYQTEVTVGSSGMDDWSQRKLSPVAHVYPDHTKFTCLGKQAC
- a CDS encoding glycogen debranching N-terminal domain-containing protein yields the protein MLDGATSPSPAVTVIEPPAPAPAHRLQPLLHDLVSAVMAPTTALSGGDGQIRPAGVQGLFHADSRALSQVRLEIDGREPEAVGYAPHGAGGARFVALARWLGDPSPDPTVRIHRVRQVVPGGMSERIEIVSTASRPVTATITLALSCDFAPIEVVKSGGETTPAAVAGGGPGELTWGSGGIRVTVAGVDAHAEPAEAGRAGRLCWPVTLAPRGRTTLRWDVAVRDPEAVVIAPARPAEWVTERGGPRITATDRRLTRLFEQSLDDLRSLRLAETGAPADAFLGAGVPWFLTLFGRDSIWAARMLLPLGTELAMGTLRVLARRQGTRLDPGSGEAPGKIMHELRRHEFALEGDNLRLPAAYYGTVDATPLWISLLHDAWRWGAPEAEVAALLPHLEAALGWLAEHADPDGDGFVEYVDTSGRGLANQGWKDSGDAVRFHDGRQAEPPIALVEVQGYAYQAARQAADLLEAFGRPGAGRWREHSAALAERFRARFWVDGPRGRFPALALDRDKRPVDALTSNIGHLLGTGLLTGAEEAEVAALLVSPAMAGGFGLRTMSAEEGGFSPLSYHCGSIWAHDTAIVVAGLARAGFGAQAAELAGGLLTAGETFGYRLPELFGGDDRETLGHPVSYPAACRPQAWSAAAAVTIVHAALGLYPDVPAGRVLLRPLAGAPLGALSARGLRIAGAEVSAAVDADGMVSVAGLPAWILPETAAGRP
- a CDS encoding sugar ABC transporter substrate-binding protein — translated: MRHPGARTAALAAVAAAALLTSAACGSGFDGPAGGNTEQSGGPAALRILIGSSGDAETAAVRSAAGAWAKATGNTATVTPAQDLSQQLGQAFAGSDPPDVFYVDASRFADYASVGALEPYGDRISDSGDFYPSLRTTFSHDGVFYCAPKDFATLALIVNDDLWKKAGLTGADVPTTWEQLTSAAERIKAAGVTPLVVGDTHERIGAFMVQAGGWITSDDGRRATADSAANVTALQYVRGLLKGGLARFPKQLDAGWGGEAFGRGRAAMTVEGNWIRGAMRADHPGVAYTVHELPAGPAGKGTLSFTTCWGIAAKSRHKKQAISFVEEMTRAGRQMEFARAFGVMPSRRSARAAFTGEFPDDTPFVNGADHAHGPVNTPKMANVLADFDDGLQQLASTDPKTLLARLQKNTRAALGD
- a CDS encoding carbohydrate ABC transporter permease, which produces MAGTTVGTGRRARRRTGVNRENVAGWLFVAPVVAILGLFLLLPILMALWVSLTDWNGQGSPFRAGVPFVGLDNYTGLFARDDLSRQNFMISIRNTFYYVMIVVPAQTVLALGLALVVHRRTLRGKAFFRTAFYFPSVTSSVAISVLFLFVFSDSGAVTQLLAIIGVEGPQWFSDSRGLLHLLLSALGLADVDAPPPVLTGGGPFGLSWWEWLSGPSVAMCTIIMLAVWTTSGTFMLMFLAALQDIPVALEEASMLDGAGRRQRLRHVTLPVLRPTLFLVLTLGLIATWQVFDQVYVMSQGGPAKTTLTPAYLSYRTAFRDFDYGSGAAISFVLFLLIVLPAVLRRWVTRGRDAVRDRRRPRPGRS
- a CDS encoding carbohydrate ABC transporter permease, which codes for MTPPAADRSAPARTAGRPRGAGADARALASAFAGYAVLVFSALVFLYPFVIQVANAFKTEPDAAANPLSPIPDPVSTAGFERVFLDTGMPLWLGNSVLVTLVVTAGRVFLDSLAGYALARLRFRGRRALFSAIVAVMAVPGVVLFIPKFLVLNQLGIYDSYTALIVPVIADAAGVFIMKQFFESIPVSVEEAARIDGAGVFRTFWSVVLPMARPALITLTIISFQGTWNEFPHTLVAVQDPSLFTLPRGLADLVSGSLGAGTRYPLKLGAAVLATIPVAVVFVVFQRYFVRRANEGAEKG
- the gndA gene encoding NADP-dependent phosphogluconate dehydrogenase; the protein is MAQAQIGVTGLAVMGANLARNLARHGHAVAVHNRSQSRTKALMEQHGDEGTFVACETPEELVAALERPRRILIMVKAGAPTDAVIEEFAPLLEPGDMLVDGGNAHFLDTRRREAALRERGIHFVGAGVSGGEEGALLGPSIMPGGSRESYEALGPLLEDIAAKVDGVPCCTHIGPDGAGHFVKMVHNGIEYADMQLIAEAYDLLRQGLGLSPAELADVFEEWNKGELSSYLIEITAEVLRQVDATTGRPLVDVIADRAEQKGTGRWTVQIALDLGVPVSGIAEAVFARSVSGHADLREAARGLPGPSGVPAGPVGEGFAEDVRRALYASKIIAYAQGFDQIRAGSAEYGWDVDPGSLATIWRGGCIIRAVFLDRIREAYEGETPPVTLLTAPLFAEALGLAQDSWRRVVAKAAELGIPAPGFSTALAYYDSLRAERLPAALIQGQRDFFGAHTYQRTDREGSFHTLWSGDRTEIGA